In one Ferroacidibacillus organovorans genomic region, the following are encoded:
- a CDS encoding LysR family transcriptional regulator, whose product MSLNKFEIFNAVIELGSLTRAGESLGLTQSAVSHAISSLENECGFSLLSRGRTGISLTSNGERMLKYMQEMLRWNEQMKQEIAQINGFEVGTVRIGTFTSVSTLWLPGIIEEFSTEHPSIEVRLQEGNYREIEYWIASGVIDFGFVSLPVSESLEIIPLHQDRMLCILPDNHPLHNVNGIEYRQIENESFIMPKTGCDNDVRRIFQRNQVKPKIKFELEDDYAIIEMVRKGLGISILPEMLLSNLRNEVCAVSFHDTPSRTLGIAVHSIKSLSPAAKKFIACTKSWLNHQVYSTNGSQWFKGDLMPYETK is encoded by the coding sequence TTGAGCTTGAATAAATTTGAGATATTTAATGCAGTGATTGAGTTGGGCAGCCTGACGCGCGCGGGAGAGTCACTCGGATTGACACAATCCGCGGTTAGCCACGCCATTTCCAGCCTTGAAAACGAATGCGGGTTTTCATTACTTTCGCGAGGACGCACAGGAATCAGTCTGACAAGCAACGGGGAACGAATGCTAAAGTATATGCAAGAGATGCTGCGGTGGAATGAACAGATGAAACAGGAAATTGCGCAAATCAATGGATTTGAGGTGGGCACAGTGCGAATCGGCACGTTTACGAGCGTATCGACCCTTTGGTTGCCGGGAATTATCGAGGAATTCTCCACCGAACACCCTAGCATTGAGGTCAGGCTGCAGGAAGGGAACTATCGTGAAATCGAGTATTGGATTGCAAGTGGCGTAATCGATTTTGGATTCGTAAGTCTCCCTGTATCAGAATCGCTTGAAATCATTCCATTGCATCAAGATCGAATGCTGTGCATTTTACCAGACAATCACCCACTGCACAATGTGAATGGAATTGAGTATCGGCAAATCGAGAATGAATCTTTTATTATGCCTAAGACAGGCTGTGACAATGATGTGAGGCGAATTTTCCAACGAAATCAGGTAAAACCAAAAATCAAATTTGAACTGGAGGATGACTATGCAATAATTGAAATGGTGCGGAAAGGGCTTGGCATCAGCATACTCCCAGAAATGCTCTTGTCTAACCTTCGCAATGAAGTTTGTGCCGTGAGTTTTCACGATACGCCTTCGCGAACGCTCGGGATTGCCGTCCATTCTATAAAATCGCTCTCTCCTGCCGCTAAAAAATTCATTGCGTGTACAAAATCGTGGTTAAATCATCAAGTCTACTCCACGAATGGTTCCCAATGGTTCAAAGGTGATCTTATGCCTTATGAGACGAAATGA
- a CDS encoding carbon-nitrogen hydrolase family protein: protein MRIALAQTRFPQSATEGSRIVRESITKAAKQQCDIICFPESIIPGLRGVGYSVEAYDHDRMTGILDEVRLHARNSGIAVILPMEWQDDLGLHIVAFMISESGEILGYQTKNQYDPDEDKFGYVPGTHRRVFEIKGVTLGIVICHEGWRYPETVRWAARQGARIVFHPQFTNEVTNPEFYQNAMICRSGENNIFFASVNYALASQNVTTTIISPFGERLTVAAPRQEQLLVWDIDPNQASRRLADRYHPELF from the coding sequence GTGAGGATCGCATTAGCTCAAACCAGATTTCCGCAATCAGCGACTGAGGGGTCTCGCATCGTCCGGGAATCCATAACAAAGGCAGCAAAGCAACAATGCGATATAATTTGTTTCCCGGAATCGATCATCCCTGGATTGCGGGGAGTTGGATATTCGGTCGAAGCCTACGATCACGATCGAATGACGGGTATACTCGACGAAGTTCGTCTTCATGCCAGGAATTCTGGGATCGCAGTCATTTTACCGATGGAGTGGCAAGATGACCTTGGACTTCATATCGTAGCTTTTATGATTTCTGAAAGCGGAGAAATACTTGGTTATCAAACGAAAAACCAATATGACCCAGATGAAGACAAATTCGGGTATGTGCCTGGAACTCATCGTAGGGTGTTTGAGATAAAGGGAGTAACACTCGGAATTGTCATCTGTCATGAGGGATGGCGGTATCCTGAGACGGTACGATGGGCAGCTCGTCAAGGAGCGCGTATCGTGTTCCACCCTCAATTTACTAACGAAGTAACGAACCCGGAATTTTATCAAAATGCCATGATTTGTAGAAGCGGAGAAAATAACATTTTTTTCGCAAGCGTCAACTACGCCCTTGCATCCCAAAATGTCACAACAACCATCATTTCTCCTTTCGGAGAACGACTGACAGTCGCTGCCCCACGGCAGGAACAATTATTGGTTTGGGATATCGATCCCAATCAAGCGAGCAGACGACTGGCTGACCGATATCATCCTGAACTGTTTTAA
- a CDS encoding sulfite exporter TauE/SafE family protein has translation MPLLTLLPLHLHTSVSLMGFVGLTVAIFAVTTGWRNIHRKALVPLVLAALAGIPVGLIMVTYVPTNVMTGSLGVALFAYAIYSLTRPFYVITDARDRLHHPFWGVLFGFVSGVFGSAYNFNGIPVAVYGSIRGWQPKIFRSTMQAYFLISGTLIVIGQGISRMWNFNVFTLYLFSLPSMAAAILVGTLLHRKIPTDKFQRYIFFLVMTLGVVLFAKSIL, from the coding sequence ATGCCGCTACTGACACTGCTTCCACTCCATTTGCATACTTCTGTTTCTTTAATGGGGTTTGTCGGACTTACGGTAGCCATATTTGCTGTAACGACGGGTTGGCGGAATATCCATCGCAAAGCGTTGGTTCCATTGGTTTTGGCCGCTCTCGCCGGAATTCCCGTCGGGCTCATCATGGTGACTTACGTTCCGACAAATGTCATGACAGGATCACTCGGTGTGGCACTTTTCGCTTATGCGATTTATTCTTTAACTCGACCATTTTATGTTATCACAGACGCGCGGGATCGATTGCATCATCCGTTTTGGGGCGTATTATTTGGTTTTGTCTCGGGTGTTTTTGGCAGTGCGTATAATTTTAATGGCATTCCGGTTGCGGTTTACGGTTCAATACGCGGATGGCAGCCGAAAATTTTTCGAAGCACCATGCAAGCTTATTTTCTCATATCGGGTACACTCATCGTTATTGGACAGGGAATAAGCCGGATGTGGAATTTTAATGTGTTTACTCTGTATTTATTTTCTCTGCCATCCATGGCTGCAGCCATCCTGGTGGGTACTCTACTTCATCGAAAAATCCCCACAGACAAATTTCAACGCTACATCTTTTTCCTTGTCATGACGCTTGGGGTAGTGCTGTTCGCAAAATCGATCCTTTGA
- a CDS encoding Nramp family divalent metal transporter: MGLPSVSVPVKEDRATLACRSSLTGKRKGIRALLPFIGPAFIASIAYMDPGNFATNIQGGAEFGYKLLWVVVMASAMATLIQYMSAKLGIATGRNLPELCRQYFPKWLSIGLWIISEFAAMATDLAEFLGATLGLYLLFHIPLIIGTFLTGITTYLILMLERFGFRPLERFITALVLVIGAAYLVETILSRPSASQILFHSIVPWMGNSNALLLAVGVIGATVMPHVVYLHSGLTQNRVTPNDDLEKHLINRFSRIEVLMALSLAGIINMAMMYMAASVFFNTGHTTIASIPTAYETLRPLLGSAAAGVFLVSLLASGFSSSAVGTMAGQVIMQGFVGFKIPLWVRRVVTMLPTFIIVLLGVNPTETLVISQVLLSIALPAPILTLIYFTRKKDIMGSLVNKPATTFFSSAIAIMILLLNIALIYSSLGGSI; this comes from the coding sequence ATGGGACTACCATCTGTCTCGGTACCAGTGAAAGAAGATCGCGCCACACTGGCATGCAGAAGTTCACTCACCGGAAAACGCAAAGGCATTCGCGCACTCCTGCCATTTATCGGCCCTGCCTTTATCGCCTCCATCGCATACATGGATCCTGGGAATTTTGCGACCAATATCCAGGGAGGGGCGGAATTCGGATACAAGCTTCTATGGGTTGTGGTCATGGCGAGTGCCATGGCCACCCTCATTCAGTACATGTCCGCAAAACTGGGTATTGCGACCGGTCGAAATTTGCCTGAGCTTTGCCGTCAATACTTCCCCAAGTGGCTATCGATCGGCCTCTGGATCATCTCGGAGTTCGCCGCAATGGCCACCGATTTGGCTGAGTTTCTAGGGGCGACTCTCGGCTTATACCTGCTGTTTCACATTCCACTCATCATCGGTACCTTTTTGACGGGCATCACGACCTACTTGATCCTGATGCTCGAACGGTTCGGCTTCAGGCCACTCGAACGATTTATCACAGCCCTGGTGCTGGTGATCGGGGCGGCGTACCTTGTTGAAACAATTCTTTCACGACCTTCCGCCAGTCAAATTCTTTTTCACAGCATCGTGCCATGGATGGGCAACAGCAATGCGCTGCTCTTGGCCGTTGGCGTGATCGGAGCAACAGTCATGCCACATGTGGTGTATCTCCATTCGGGTCTTACGCAAAATCGCGTAACACCAAATGATGATCTGGAAAAACATCTCATTAATCGTTTCAGCCGTATTGAAGTGCTGATGGCCCTGTCTCTGGCCGGGATCATCAACATGGCCATGATGTACATGGCAGCCTCTGTTTTTTTTAATACGGGGCATACGACCATTGCAAGCATTCCAACGGCGTATGAGACACTAAGACCACTTCTTGGTTCAGCGGCTGCCGGTGTTTTCCTGGTTTCTCTTTTGGCTTCTGGCTTCTCGAGTTCGGCCGTCGGTACCATGGCGGGGCAAGTCATCATGCAAGGATTTGTAGGATTTAAGATTCCGCTTTGGGTGCGACGCGTCGTAACCATGTTGCCTACTTTCATCATTGTGTTACTCGGCGTAAACCCCACCGAGACACTGGTGATCAGTCAAGTTTTGCTCAGTATCGCTCTGCCTGCCCCAATTCTGACCCTAATCTACTTCACGCGTAAAAAAGACATCATGGGCAGTCTTGTGAACAAACCCGCGACGACCTTCTTTTCAAGTGCGATTGCGATCATGATTCTTTTATTGAACATCGCCCTGATCTACTCCTCCTTGGGAGGATCCATCTAA
- a CDS encoding LysE family transporter — protein sequence MSVFLITASILGFVYSAAPGAVNTEALRRGLQRGFTASFLVQIGALLGDLVWAIIGLTGVALVFHFLSVRIVLGIAGITFLLRMAWLSFLDARKPLDLTLNHDKKEQRDFITGVVFSLANPFGIAFWGGIGGGFASHIVGMPLIDKLLLLFLGFSVGAFAWCIGISALVAWSRKYVGAKLLRGIFTISSLAMAYFALEMLWTFIHSTIYPLFPHRLRLKSSQ from the coding sequence ATGAGCGTTTTTTTGATCACGGCAAGCATACTCGGTTTTGTTTACAGTGCGGCTCCAGGTGCTGTAAATACCGAAGCACTGCGCAGGGGGTTGCAGAGAGGTTTTACTGCCTCCTTTTTGGTTCAAATTGGTGCTCTTTTAGGAGATTTGGTCTGGGCAATCATTGGTCTAACAGGGGTTGCGCTTGTATTTCACTTTTTGTCTGTCCGCATTGTTTTGGGCATCGCAGGAATCACATTTTTACTGCGAATGGCATGGTTATCCTTTTTAGACGCTCGAAAGCCACTCGACTTGACTTTGAATCACGATAAAAAGGAACAACGGGATTTCATTACAGGGGTCGTTTTTTCGTTAGCCAATCCCTTTGGCATCGCTTTCTGGGGTGGCATTGGCGGTGGTTTTGCGAGTCATATTGTAGGCATGCCGTTGATAGATAAACTGTTATTGTTATTTCTTGGTTTTTCGGTTGGCGCATTTGCTTGGTGCATTGGCATTTCCGCGTTGGTGGCATGGTCACGCAAATATGTCGGTGCAAAGTTGCTACGCGGCATTTTTACAATTTCGAGTTTAGCTATGGCCTATTTTGCGCTGGAAATGTTATGGACATTCATTCACAGTACAATTTATCCTCTATTTCCTCATCGTTTACGATTGAAATCAAGCCAATAG
- a CDS encoding class I SAM-dependent DNA methyltransferase translates to MTTMGYSGPDFYDQSSVYDTYMQRRSKSQNPNDTIEKPIFMGLVGSVRNRAILDLGCGNADFGLESINQGGRRYVGVEGSKNMVKAGHTTLQGTQGEIIHSSIEDWDYPEETFDLVVSRLALHYIKDVEACFQNVYKTLVPGGQFVFSVEHPVLTACTRSAEISTRRADWIVDHYFETGERNFPWLGSTVIKYHRTIEDYFTAVQKAGLTVTSLRESRPSPSNLDQDEYICRLRIPLFLFISSHKA, encoded by the coding sequence ATGACAACCATGGGGTATAGCGGTCCAGACTTTTACGATCAATCTTCCGTTTATGATACCTACATGCAACGCAGAAGTAAGTCGCAAAACCCGAATGACACAATTGAGAAACCCATTTTTATGGGACTCGTCGGGAGTGTACGAAATCGGGCAATACTCGATCTTGGTTGTGGGAACGCTGACTTCGGTCTTGAATCGATAAACCAAGGCGGTCGTCGCTATGTTGGGGTGGAAGGTTCCAAAAACATGGTGAAAGCGGGACACACCACGCTACAAGGCACACAGGGAGAAATCATTCACTCTTCGATCGAGGATTGGGATTATCCAGAAGAAACATTTGATCTCGTTGTCTCTCGATTGGCACTCCATTACATCAAGGATGTTGAGGCATGTTTTCAAAACGTATATAAAACACTCGTTCCAGGCGGACAATTCGTTTTTTCTGTTGAACATCCCGTGCTGACCGCTTGCACGCGAAGTGCAGAAATCTCCACGCGAAGAGCGGACTGGATCGTTGATCATTATTTTGAAACGGGTGAGCGTAATTTTCCTTGGTTGGGTAGTACCGTGATTAAATATCATCGTACCATTGAGGACTATTTTACTGCCGTTCAAAAAGCAGGATTGACCGTCACATCTCTTCGGGAGTCTCGACCATCACCGTCCAATCTGGATCAAGACGAATACATTTGCCGACTGAGAATTCCACTCTTTTTATTCATTTCGTCTCATAAGGCATAA
- a CDS encoding DMT family transporter, with amino-acid sequence MSNRLKADLAMLMVTMFWGSSYLFMKLGLMDVHALNLIAMRFGIAFLLSGTIFYKRLLKVDKRTFYQGMILGVLLFFVFVAITYGVQYTSVTHAGFLVSLAVVFVPILTSTITKQKVQIRVIVSVCTAILGVGLLTLNDKFRINPGDILCILGAILYAIHIIVTSVFTRTANAITLGTIQLGFTGLLGLFFGMFFDKSQLPDTPSAWVAVLALGILCSAFGFIVQTVTQKYTPPTHTGLIFSTEPVFTVIFAYFFQGETLSLQGIAGASIVLLSVIFAEIDPQKLFTTVSVYKRGVNVRR; translated from the coding sequence GTGTCCAATCGGTTAAAAGCTGACCTCGCCATGCTGATGGTCACGATGTTTTGGGGATCATCGTATTTGTTTATGAAACTGGGTCTCATGGACGTACATGCACTAAACCTGATTGCAATGCGGTTTGGCATTGCCTTCCTACTGTCTGGAACAATTTTTTATAAACGACTTTTAAAGGTCGATAAAAGAACGTTCTATCAAGGAATGATCTTAGGCGTCCTTTTGTTTTTCGTCTTTGTCGCGATCACGTACGGGGTGCAGTACACTTCAGTAACACATGCGGGATTTTTGGTTAGCTTGGCTGTTGTCTTTGTACCAATCCTGACTTCCACCATCACAAAACAAAAAGTTCAAATCCGAGTGATTGTCTCCGTTTGTACCGCAATCCTTGGCGTTGGATTGCTCACACTGAATGATAAATTTCGCATAAATCCCGGGGATATTCTGTGCATTTTGGGCGCGATCCTGTATGCAATCCATATCATCGTAACAAGTGTGTTCACAAGAACTGCGAACGCAATCACACTAGGCACAATCCAGCTCGGATTTACAGGTTTATTGGGGCTATTTTTTGGTATGTTTTTCGATAAATCTCAGCTTCCGGATACACCCAGCGCATGGGTCGCAGTTCTCGCATTGGGCATATTGTGCAGCGCGTTTGGTTTCATCGTTCAAACCGTTACACAAAAATACACGCCGCCCACTCACACAGGTCTCATTTTTTCCACGGAGCCCGTGTTCACAGTCATTTTTGCATATTTCTTTCAAGGCGAAACACTCTCTTTGCAAGGGATTGCCGGAGCCTCCATCGTATTGTTAAGCGTAATATTTGCCGAAATCGACCCTCAAAAACTATTCACAACGGTGTCTGTCTATAAACGAGGAGTAAACGTCAGAAGATAA